A portion of the Chlamydia caviae GPIC genome contains these proteins:
- the prfA gene encoding peptide chain release factor 1, which yields MEKKILEYLKRLEEVEVKISNPEIFENPKEYSSLSKEHARLSELKNVYDKVLGQEKILNDDKEALAQEKDPEMIAMLEEGIQLGKAEVDKLYKVLENLLVPPDPDDDLNVIMELRAGTGGDEAALFVGDCVRMYHLYASTKGWKYEVLSASESDIGGYKEYVMGISGAAVKRLLQYEAGTHRVQRVPETETQGRVHTSAITVAVLPEPAEDDEEVFIDEKDLKIDTFRASGAGGQHVNVTDSAVRITHLPTGVVVTCQDERSQHKNKAKAMRILKARIRDAEMQRRQKEASAMRSAQVGSGDRSERIRTYNFSQNRVTDHRIGLTLYNLDKVMEGDLDAITSALVSHAYHQLLQHGNEENS from the coding sequence ATGGAAAAAAAGATTCTAGAATATTTGAAGCGCTTAGAGGAAGTGGAAGTTAAAATCTCTAATCCAGAAATTTTTGAGAATCCTAAAGAGTATAGTAGCTTAAGTAAGGAACATGCGCGTCTTTCTGAATTAAAGAACGTATATGATAAAGTTTTAGGACAAGAAAAAATTCTCAATGATGATAAAGAAGCGCTAGCTCAAGAAAAAGATCCTGAAATGATTGCTATGCTAGAAGAAGGCATTCAATTGGGAAAAGCTGAGGTTGATAAGCTTTATAAAGTTTTAGAGAATCTATTAGTTCCTCCGGATCCAGATGATGATTTAAATGTGATCATGGAGTTGCGTGCGGGTACGGGTGGGGATGAAGCAGCTCTTTTCGTGGGAGACTGTGTTCGCATGTATCATTTGTATGCCTCTACTAAGGGATGGAAGTACGAAGTGCTTTCTGCTTCTGAATCTGATATCGGGGGATATAAAGAATATGTCATGGGGATATCTGGAGCAGCTGTAAAACGTTTGCTTCAGTATGAAGCTGGAACGCACCGCGTGCAAAGAGTTCCTGAAACTGAAACGCAAGGTCGTGTGCATACTTCCGCAATTACTGTTGCTGTGTTGCCAGAACCCGCAGAAGATGATGAAGAAGTCTTTATCGATGAGAAAGATTTAAAAATAGATACCTTTAGGGCTTCTGGAGCAGGAGGTCAGCACGTCAATGTTACTGACTCTGCGGTTCGGATTACCCACTTGCCTACAGGCGTTGTTGTTACTTGCCAAGATGAACGTAGCCAGCATAAAAATAAAGCTAAGGCTATGCGTATTTTAAAAGCGCGTATACGTGATGCAGAAATGCAGCGACGTCAGAAAGAAGCTTCTGCTATGCGCTCAGCTCAGGTGGGTAGTGGGGATCGTTCGGAAAGAATTCGTACATACAATTTCTCACAAAATCGCGTGACTGATCATAGGATAGGGCTCACCCTTTATAATCTAGATAAGGTTATGGAAGGGGATTTAGACGCTATCACTTCAGCTTTAGTTAGCCATGCGTATCACCAGCTCTTGCAACATGGAAACGAAGAGAATTCTTAG
- a CDS encoding type B 50S ribosomal protein L31 — translation MKKNTHPEYNKVLFVDSSTGYKFVCGSTYQSDKTEVYEGQEYPVCYVSVSSSSHPFFTGSKRLVDAEGRVDKFLKRYSNAKPAQPVQAPAEEGPVVKGKKKAPAKKKK, via the coding sequence ATGAAAAAGAACACTCATCCCGAATATAACAAAGTTTTATTCGTAGATTCTTCTACAGGATATAAATTTGTTTGCGGATCTACATACCAAAGCGATAAGACGGAAGTTTATGAAGGACAAGAGTATCCTGTATGCTACGTCAGCGTATCCTCTTCCTCACATCCTTTCTTCACTGGAAGTAAGAGATTAGTCGATGCCGAAGGTCGGGTAGATAAGTTCTTAAAACGTTACAGCAATGCAAAGCCTGCGCAACCTGTTCAAGCTCCTGCAGAAGAAGGACCTGTGGTTAAAGGTAAGAAAAAAGCTCCTGCAAAGAAAAAGAAATAG
- the ffh gene encoding signal recognition particle protein: MISSLSQKLSSIFSSLVSSRRITEENISEAIREVRLALLDADVNYHVVKSFIAKVKEKILGEEVWKHVSPGQQFIRYLHEELTELLSGKADLITSGNPGVILLCGLQGTGKTTTCAKLAAYALEEGKAKKVLVVPCDLKRFAAVDQLRNLISKTRAELYNPEGQDPVKVASQALDYAKQHGHDLVLIDTAGRLHVDEVLMEELASIQKISKSCERLFVMNLAMGQDAVTTAKAFDDYLDLTGVIISMTDGDARAGAVLSMKSLLGKPIKFEGCGEKIQDLRPFNAESMADRILGMGDTVHFVQKMRECISEEEDEELGKKLIESTFTYEDYYKQMKAFRRMGPLKKLMGMMPSFGGAKPSDKDIADSEEHMKKTEAIILSMTPEERKEEVELDMSRMKRIAAGCGLTVGDVNQFRKRMAQSKKFFKNMSKERIEQMKKKMSGGNLWR; the protein is encoded by the coding sequence ATGATCAGTTCTTTGTCGCAAAAACTATCCTCAATTTTTTCTTCGTTAGTTTCCTCTCGTAGAATTACTGAAGAAAATATCTCCGAAGCGATCCGGGAAGTCCGCTTAGCCTTACTAGACGCCGATGTGAACTATCATGTCGTGAAAAGTTTTATTGCTAAGGTAAAGGAAAAAATTCTCGGAGAGGAAGTATGGAAGCACGTTTCTCCCGGACAGCAGTTTATACGCTATTTACATGAAGAATTGACAGAATTGCTTAGCGGTAAGGCCGATTTAATTACTTCAGGGAATCCTGGAGTCATTTTACTTTGCGGCTTACAAGGAACGGGAAAAACGACGACCTGCGCTAAGCTCGCCGCTTATGCTCTAGAGGAAGGTAAGGCAAAGAAGGTGCTCGTTGTCCCCTGCGATTTAAAACGCTTTGCGGCAGTAGATCAATTAAGAAACTTGATTTCAAAAACCCGCGCTGAGCTGTATAATCCGGAAGGTCAGGATCCTGTAAAAGTAGCTTCCCAGGCTTTAGACTATGCGAAGCAGCATGGCCATGATCTTGTTTTAATTGATACAGCAGGCCGATTGCATGTGGATGAAGTGTTGATGGAAGAATTGGCTTCCATACAAAAAATCTCCAAATCATGTGAGCGGCTATTTGTTATGAATTTAGCTATGGGACAGGACGCTGTTACCACGGCTAAAGCGTTTGATGATTATCTAGATCTCACGGGAGTGATTATCTCCATGACAGATGGAGATGCTCGAGCCGGAGCTGTATTGTCCATGAAAAGTTTATTGGGAAAACCAATAAAATTTGAGGGCTGCGGAGAGAAAATACAAGATCTTCGACCTTTTAATGCTGAATCTATGGCAGATCGTATTTTAGGTATGGGAGATACCGTGCATTTTGTCCAAAAAATGCGCGAATGTATTTCTGAAGAAGAAGACGAAGAACTTGGGAAAAAATTAATAGAGTCGACCTTCACTTATGAAGATTATTATAAGCAGATGAAGGCATTTCGACGTATGGGTCCACTTAAAAAGCTTATGGGGATGATGCCGAGTTTTGGCGGTGCTAAACCTAGCGATAAAGATATAGCGGATTCCGAAGAGCATATGAAAAAAACAGAAGCGATTATTCTTTCTATGACTCCTGAAGAAAGAAAAGAGGAAGTTGAGCTAGACATGAGTCGCATGAAAAGAATTGCTGCCGGTTGCGGGTTAACTGTAGGTGATGTAAACCAGTTTCGCAAGCGTATGGCACAATCTAAAAAGTTTTTTAAAAATATGAGTAAAGAGAGAATAGAACAAATGAAAAAGAAAATGTCTGGAGGAAACCTGTGGCGTTAA
- a CDS encoding 30S ribosomal protein S16 has translation MALKIRLRQQGRRNHVVYRLVLADVESPRDGRYIELLGWYDPHSAVNYQLKGDRIFHWLSQGAELTEKAAVLIKQGAPGVYSELMAKQAARKAAVCQKRRAYRQRRSLKRAEAAKAAAK, from the coding sequence GTGGCGTTAAAAATTCGTTTACGACAACAAGGGCGAAGAAATCACGTAGTCTATAGATTAGTACTTGCTGATGTTGAGTCTCCTCGTGATGGTAGATATATAGAATTATTAGGTTGGTACGATCCTCATAGCGCAGTTAACTATCAATTGAAAGGTGATAGAATTTTCCACTGGTTAAGCCAAGGTGCTGAACTTACAGAAAAAGCTGCTGTTTTGATTAAACAAGGCGCTCCTGGAGTTTACAGTGAATTGATGGCTAAACAAGCTGCTCGCAAAGCTGCTGTATGTCAAAAACGTCGCGCTTATCGCCAACGTCGTTCTTTAAAAAGAGCTGAAGCTGCAAAAGCTGCTGCGAAGTAA
- the gmk gene encoding guanylate kinase: MKDKVRVPFSPDHPSCAPKLFTISAPAGAGKTTLVRMLAQEFPDSFQKTLSLTTRAPRPEEVSGIDYWFVSQEEFKQRLDSNNFLEWVLLFGEYYGTSRLEIDEIWKSGKHAVAVIDVEGALSLKSKIPTVTIFISAPSQEELERRLKYRGSEQDSQRQERLQHSLIEQAASNQFEYVIINDDLQKSYEILKSIFIAEEHRNVL, from the coding sequence ATGAAAGATAAAGTTCGTGTTCCTTTTTCCCCTGATCACCCCTCGTGTGCACCGAAATTATTTACTATTAGTGCTCCTGCAGGAGCTGGGAAAACTACACTAGTGCGTATGTTAGCACAAGAATTTCCCGATTCTTTTCAAAAAACCTTATCCTTAACAACGCGAGCTCCTCGTCCCGAAGAAGTTTCTGGTATAGATTACTGGTTTGTTTCCCAAGAAGAGTTTAAACAACGATTGGATAGTAATAATTTTCTAGAGTGGGTCTTGCTTTTTGGAGAGTATTACGGAACTAGTCGTTTAGAAATTGATGAAATTTGGAAATCAGGGAAACATGCGGTTGCAGTGATTGATGTAGAAGGAGCTTTGTCTTTAAAAAGTAAGATCCCTACAGTCACGATTTTTATTTCCGCACCTTCGCAAGAAGAATTAGAGAGGCGTTTAAAATATAGAGGGTCTGAGCAAGATTCTCAAAGACAAGAACGATTGCAGCATAGTCTTATTGAACAAGCAGCATCGAACCAATTTGAATACGTCATTATCAATGATGATTTGCAAAAATCTTACGAGATTTTGAAGAGTATTTTTATAGCAGAAGAACATAGGAACGTATTATGA
- the metG gene encoding methionine--tRNA ligase, with product MPSRVLITSALPYANGPLHFGHIAGAYLPADVYARFRRLLGDDVLYICGSDEYGIAITLNAERVGLGYQEYVSMYHKVHKDTFDKLGISLDFFSRTTNPFHKAIVEDFYLELKSKGLVENQISFQLYSEDEKRFLADRYVEGTCPKCGFDGARGDECQKCGADYEATDLINPRSKLSGSQLVLKETEHAYFHLERMVEPLLAFIEKAYLPEHIRKFVVDYIKNLRPRAITRDLSWGIPVPDFPNKVFYVWFDAPIGYISATMDWAASVNTPDLWKDFWLEESTEYVQFIGKDNIPFHAAIFPAMELGQSIPYKKMNALISSEFYLLEGAQFSKSEGNFVDMDAFLDTYSLDKLRYVLAATAPETSDSEFTFLDFKTRCNSELVGKFGNFINRVLAFAEKNGFRELTCPEALEDKDRQFLDDCQRIVQEAQAYYSKYSLRKACSAIMELAALGNVYFNDQAPWKLLKEGFAHRVEAILFCACYCQKLLALIAYPILPGTAWEIWNMLAPKSLDLENQDKDRVKNLWNTEFIDFSDEVFSLTTPQLLFTIVD from the coding sequence ATGCCCTCGCGCGTTTTAATTACCTCGGCATTGCCTTATGCGAACGGACCTCTACATTTTGGACATATAGCTGGAGCCTACTTGCCTGCAGATGTCTATGCTAGATTTCGTAGATTATTGGGGGATGATGTTCTTTATATTTGTGGTTCTGATGAGTATGGAATCGCAATCACATTAAATGCCGAACGCGTAGGTTTAGGCTATCAAGAGTATGTGAGTATGTATCATAAGGTGCATAAGGATACTTTTGATAAATTGGGAATTTCCTTGGATTTCTTCTCACGTACTACAAATCCTTTTCACAAGGCTATTGTTGAAGATTTTTATCTAGAGCTAAAATCTAAAGGCTTAGTAGAAAATCAGATTTCGTTTCAGCTATATTCTGAAGATGAAAAGCGTTTTCTTGCCGATCGTTATGTAGAAGGTACCTGTCCGAAATGTGGTTTTGATGGTGCTCGTGGTGATGAATGTCAAAAGTGTGGCGCTGACTACGAAGCTACGGATTTAATCAATCCACGATCTAAATTATCGGGATCACAACTCGTTCTTAAAGAGACAGAGCATGCGTATTTTCATTTAGAACGTATGGTCGAGCCTTTATTAGCATTTATAGAAAAAGCATATTTACCTGAGCATATTCGTAAGTTCGTTGTAGATTATATTAAGAATTTGCGTCCACGTGCCATTACTAGAGATTTATCTTGGGGAATCCCCGTTCCTGATTTCCCAAATAAGGTATTTTATGTATGGTTTGACGCTCCTATTGGCTATATCAGCGCCACTATGGATTGGGCAGCGTCTGTGAACACTCCCGATCTTTGGAAAGACTTTTGGTTAGAAGAGTCGACAGAGTATGTACAGTTTATAGGTAAGGATAATATTCCTTTTCATGCGGCGATATTTCCTGCTATGGAATTGGGGCAAAGCATCCCTTATAAGAAAATGAACGCTTTAATATCCTCGGAGTTTTATCTTCTTGAGGGGGCCCAATTCAGTAAATCTGAGGGGAATTTCGTAGATATGGATGCCTTCTTGGATACCTATTCTCTTGATAAATTACGTTATGTATTAGCCGCAACGGCTCCAGAAACTTCTGATAGTGAATTTACTTTCCTAGATTTTAAGACACGGTGTAATTCAGAGCTTGTTGGTAAGTTTGGGAATTTTATTAACCGTGTGCTTGCTTTTGCAGAGAAAAATGGGTTTAGAGAATTAACGTGTCCAGAAGCTTTAGAAGATAAAGACAGACAGTTTCTGGATGACTGCCAAAGAATTGTTCAGGAAGCCCAAGCGTATTATAGTAAGTATAGCTTGCGTAAGGCGTGCTCTGCAATTATGGAGCTAGCTGCATTAGGAAATGTGTACTTTAACGATCAGGCACCATGGAAGCTTCTTAAAGAAGGATTCGCGCATCGTGTAGAGGCTATACTTTTTTGTGCGTGTTATTGTCAGAAGTTGCTCGCGCTGATTGCGTATCCTATTTTGCCAGGGACAGCTTGGGAGATATGGAATATGCTGGCTCCCAAATCTTTAGATCTTGAAAATCAGGATAAAGATCGTGTGAAAAACCTTTGGAATACAGAATTTATAGATTTCTCGGATGAGGTTTTCTCTCTAACAACACCGCAGTTGTTGTTCACAATTGTAGATTAG
- the trmD gene encoding tRNA (guanosine(37)-N1)-methyltransferase TrmD produces MEIEILSLFPDYFDSPLRSSILGKAIKNGLLKIQSRDIRDFGLGKWKQVDDAPFNNDGMLLMAEPVVQAIRHIKRSDSRVIHLSPQGKPLTAQKSRELAKCSHLIFLCGHYEGIDERALESEVDEEISIGDYVLTNGGIAALVVIDALSRFIPGVLGNQESAEKDSLENGLLEGPQYTRPRVFEGKEVPEVLLQGDHQAVARWRKQVSLDRTRERRPDLYIRYLYDRENEEVFPREEDTKQSTLEGESAVVLEVEDLQRSRKFYSKMFRLNQPSKDKLQIPGRTQMVLHLQEVGLKNKNTAILSLRLDCEDDFFSFLGRWKMLGGTLEQADDHGTVRLVRDFDGHQWTISYKKVK; encoded by the coding sequence ATGGAGATCGAGATACTTTCTTTATTCCCAGACTATTTTGATAGTCCTTTACGTTCTAGTATTTTAGGTAAGGCTATTAAGAACGGGCTGTTAAAAATCCAATCCAGAGATATCCGAGATTTCGGATTAGGAAAGTGGAAGCAAGTAGACGACGCCCCATTTAACAATGATGGGATGCTTCTTATGGCAGAGCCTGTAGTACAGGCAATACGGCATATTAAAAGAAGCGATAGCAGGGTAATACATCTTTCTCCTCAAGGAAAGCCTTTAACAGCACAGAAGAGCCGAGAATTGGCAAAGTGTTCTCATTTGATATTCTTATGTGGGCACTATGAAGGCATTGACGAAAGAGCTTTAGAAAGTGAAGTAGATGAGGAGATAAGTATCGGAGATTATGTTTTAACTAATGGCGGAATTGCAGCCTTAGTCGTAATCGATGCTTTATCTCGATTTATTCCTGGAGTTTTGGGAAATCAGGAGAGTGCAGAAAAGGATTCTCTAGAAAATGGGTTGTTAGAGGGACCTCAATACACACGTCCTCGAGTATTTGAAGGTAAAGAGGTTCCCGAAGTGCTTCTTCAAGGAGATCATCAAGCGGTTGCGCGGTGGAGAAAGCAGGTAAGTTTAGATAGAACCCGAGAAAGGCGTCCTGATTTATATATTCGCTATCTTTACGATCGAGAGAATGAAGAAGTTTTCCCACGGGAAGAAGATACGAAACAGTCTACATTAGAAGGTGAGAGTGCTGTAGTTTTAGAGGTTGAAGATCTACAACGATCGCGAAAGTTTTATTCTAAGATGTTTAGATTAAATCAACCTAGTAAGGATAAACTACAGATCCCTGGAAGAACGCAAATGGTTCTCCATTTGCAAGAAGTAGGGTTAAAAAATAAAAATACAGCCATTTTGTCGCTTCGATTGGATTGTGAAGACGATTTTTTTAGTTTTTTAGGACGATGGAAAATGCTTGGAGGGACTCTAGAACAAGCTGACGATCATGGAACGGTGAGATTAGTTCGTGATTTTGACGGACATCAATGGACGATCTCTTACAAAAAGGTAAAATAG
- a CDS encoding SF1B family DNA helicase RecD2: protein MEKISGKLEGILFEDQDSKETAARIRIPYKGTVIVIKGQFPNSFLQIGMQLHLYGKWSENPNLGKYFQVYSCDSLEGRDNRGVVNYLTSKLIKGIGPKITEKIIETFQGETTDILDNQPEKLIEVPGISQTRCDSLCEQLREQKDLRTTLLFLQQYNIAIHYGVRIYKKYKEHSIEKICEDPFLLAREMEGIGFKTADLIATRLGVPLNSQSRLFAGIQHSLEELQEDGHTCYPLQRLAQAVEKLLNQDIPDKLIQTEEIISQIYNMQEKNLLHIQELETVPHVWVKHVYLAEKTVVSDLKRILFSSRRIRPIDGNKAIQWVEENLNLHLEQKQREAVHACFLEKIHIITGGPGTGKSTITKAILKIFEQVTYKIILAAPTGKAAKRMTEITGKHSVTIHALLQYDFKTRSFRKNYENPIDCDLIIVDESGMMDTYLLHHFLKALPDHVIVILIGDVHQLPSIGPGNILKDIINSKKITVTKLNKIFRQVHDSNIIINAHKVNEGEFPILYSESGRKDFLFFQKEDPQEAVDHIVQLVTQFIPKKYHIYPKDIQILAPMKKGILGIHNLNKVLKSALNPKQATLHGKFHSYAIGDKVMQIRNNYNKEVFNGDIGYISMINFENKRVVVNMEGKYVVYSFSELDDLVLAYATSVHKYQGSESPCIVLPIHTSHFMMLYRNLLYTAITRGKQLVILVGTKKAIAIATRNDKVQHRCTGLEQALEQLTQPGQETISFS from the coding sequence ATGGAGAAAATTTCCGGAAAATTAGAAGGCATACTTTTTGAAGATCAAGATTCAAAGGAAACTGCTGCGCGCATAAGAATACCCTATAAGGGTACGGTCATCGTTATCAAAGGGCAGTTCCCTAACTCTTTTCTACAAATTGGGATGCAACTGCATCTATATGGAAAATGGTCAGAAAATCCTAATTTAGGAAAATACTTCCAAGTCTACAGTTGTGATTCTCTAGAAGGGAGAGATAATCGTGGGGTAGTCAATTATCTTACCTCTAAACTTATCAAGGGTATCGGTCCAAAAATCACTGAGAAGATTATTGAAACATTCCAAGGTGAAACTACTGATATCCTGGACAATCAACCAGAAAAATTAATTGAAGTTCCAGGAATTAGCCAAACGCGTTGTGACAGCCTCTGCGAGCAACTTCGCGAACAAAAAGATCTTAGAACCACCCTGCTCTTCCTACAGCAATATAATATTGCTATTCACTATGGCGTAAGAATTTATAAAAAATATAAAGAGCACTCCATAGAGAAAATCTGTGAAGATCCCTTCCTTCTCGCTAGAGAGATGGAAGGAATAGGATTTAAAACTGCGGATCTTATTGCCACGCGCTTAGGAGTGCCATTAAATTCACAAAGCCGATTATTTGCAGGAATCCAACATTCCCTGGAAGAACTCCAAGAAGATGGTCATACCTGTTATCCCCTACAAAGGCTTGCGCAGGCTGTAGAGAAACTCCTAAATCAAGATATCCCTGACAAACTGATACAAACTGAAGAGATCATCTCTCAAATATATAACATGCAAGAAAAAAACCTTTTGCATATTCAAGAATTAGAAACCGTACCGCACGTCTGGGTAAAGCATGTTTACCTGGCAGAAAAGACTGTAGTTTCTGATTTAAAACGGATCTTATTTTCCTCGAGGAGAATTCGTCCTATAGATGGCAACAAAGCTATTCAATGGGTTGAGGAGAATCTCAACCTTCACCTAGAGCAAAAGCAAAGAGAAGCTGTTCATGCATGTTTTTTAGAAAAGATTCACATTATCACTGGAGGACCAGGAACAGGGAAAAGTACCATCACCAAGGCTATCCTTAAAATATTTGAACAGGTTACCTATAAAATCATTCTCGCTGCTCCTACAGGGAAAGCAGCAAAACGTATGACAGAGATCACGGGAAAGCACTCCGTGACTATTCATGCTCTGTTACAGTATGATTTTAAAACACGTTCTTTTCGTAAGAATTATGAAAATCCCATAGACTGTGATCTCATCATAGTCGATGAATCGGGAATGATGGATACCTATCTCCTACATCATTTTCTAAAAGCACTTCCCGATCATGTGATTGTTATCCTCATTGGAGATGTGCATCAGCTACCTAGTATTGGCCCTGGAAATATCTTAAAAGATATTATCAATTCTAAAAAAATCACCGTAACCAAGCTAAATAAGATTTTCCGTCAGGTACATGACTCAAACATCATTATCAATGCCCATAAAGTAAATGAAGGAGAATTCCCCATACTCTATTCTGAATCTGGGCGTAAGGATTTCTTATTTTTCCAAAAAGAAGATCCTCAGGAAGCTGTGGATCACATTGTCCAACTAGTTACACAATTCATTCCTAAGAAATACCATATCTATCCTAAAGATATTCAGATTCTTGCCCCTATGAAAAAAGGCATCTTAGGAATCCATAATCTCAATAAAGTATTAAAGTCTGCTCTAAACCCTAAACAAGCAACTCTCCATGGTAAATTTCATTCCTATGCTATTGGAGATAAAGTTATGCAAATCCGCAATAACTATAATAAAGAAGTGTTCAACGGAGATATTGGCTATATCTCCATGATCAACTTTGAAAATAAGCGTGTTGTAGTCAACATGGAAGGAAAGTATGTTGTCTATTCCTTCTCGGAACTTGATGATCTTGTTTTAGCCTACGCCACTTCAGTGCATAAATATCAAGGAAGTGAAAGTCCCTGTATTGTCCTTCCTATACATACATCCCACTTTATGATGCTCTATAGAAATCTTCTTTACACAGCAATTACAAGGGGGAAACAGCTTGTTATTCTAGTGGGAACAAAAAAAGCAATCGCCATAGCCACAAGAAATGATAAGGTACAACATCGCTGTACAGGACTCGAGCAAGCTCTTGAGCAGCTTACACAACCTGGACAAGAAACTATCTCATTTTCATAA
- a CDS encoding ribonuclease HII, with protein sequence MKTLAIDEEQLFLSKTIFEEEVYGEGFSIIAGVDEVGRGPLAGPVVAGACILPRGKIFAGVNDSKKLTPKERGKIRDILLNDPDVCYGIGVVSVERIDEINILEATKEAMAKAIANLSVHPDFLLIDGLHLPHKIPCKKIIKGDSKSASIAAASIIAKEYRDDLMRELHQRYPNYGFDKHKGYGTAAHLAALRAFGPCDCHRKSFAPIRQVV encoded by the coding sequence ATGAAGACACTAGCTATTGATGAGGAACAATTATTTTTATCTAAAACTATCTTTGAAGAAGAAGTTTATGGTGAGGGTTTTTCTATCATAGCTGGAGTAGATGAGGTCGGAAGAGGCCCCTTAGCGGGGCCTGTTGTTGCAGGAGCTTGTATCCTTCCTCGAGGTAAGATATTTGCCGGAGTGAATGATAGTAAAAAATTGACTCCCAAAGAAAGAGGCAAAATTCGCGATATTCTATTGAATGATCCAGATGTATGTTATGGAATCGGAGTTGTCTCTGTAGAAAGAATAGATGAGATCAATATTCTTGAAGCAACCAAGGAAGCTATGGCGAAAGCAATAGCCAACTTATCTGTTCATCCTGATTTTCTTCTAATAGATGGTCTACATTTACCCCATAAGATTCCTTGTAAGAAGATTATCAAAGGAGATTCAAAATCCGCATCCATAGCCGCAGCATCGATAATAGCTAAAGAATATAGAGATGACTTAATGCGAGAGCTTCATCAACGCTATCCCAATTATGGCTTTGACAAGCATAAAGGTTATGGAACAGCCGCGCATTTAGCAGCATTAAGGGCTTTTGGCCCTTGTGATTGTCATAGAAAGAGTTTTGCTCCCATAAGGCAGGTAGTCTAA
- the prmC gene encoding peptide chain release factor N(5)-glutamine methyltransferase gives METKRILREAAAYLKCCGVAFPDREAADVLMDFLEIRSRAQLASITLDEHLIPAYWERIQKRAQRYPTAYIHGSVHFLGLHLEVDSRVLIPRMETELLAEQIVKYLSDHPHIQTFYDVCCGSGCLGLSIKKYCPNIQVILSDICSKAVAVAKTNAFKNNLNVEILNGDLFAPYSCPGDAFVCNPPYLSFDEILHVDPEVRCHEPWKALVGGSSGLEFYERIANELNTILLPRGVGWLEIGYKQGSSVKRIFANRGISGNIYQDLSGCDRIFFLENHASDAVSS, from the coding sequence ATGGAAACGAAGAGAATTCTTAGAGAAGCTGCTGCATATTTAAAGTGTTGTGGTGTAGCTTTCCCTGATAGAGAAGCCGCAGATGTTTTAATGGATTTTCTGGAAATCAGGTCCAGAGCGCAACTGGCATCTATTACATTAGATGAACATCTTATTCCGGCCTATTGGGAGCGTATTCAAAAAAGAGCTCAGCGTTATCCAACAGCCTATATTCACGGCAGTGTACATTTTTTAGGCCTGCATCTGGAAGTGGATTCTCGCGTCCTTATCCCTAGAATGGAAACAGAATTATTAGCCGAACAGATCGTAAAATATTTAAGCGATCATCCTCATATTCAAACATTTTATGATGTTTGTTGCGGAAGTGGTTGTTTGGGATTATCTATAAAAAAATATTGCCCTAATATTCAAGTTATTCTTTCAGATATTTGCTCAAAAGCGGTGGCTGTAGCTAAGACAAATGCATTTAAAAATAATTTAAATGTTGAAATTCTTAACGGGGACTTGTTTGCTCCATATTCTTGCCCTGGGGATGCTTTTGTCTGCAATCCTCCCTACCTTTCTTTCGATGAGATCCTGCATGTAGATCCTGAGGTTCGTTGTCACGAGCCGTGGAAAGCATTAGTTGGAGGCAGTTCTGGATTGGAATTTTATGAACGCATTGCTAATGAGCTGAATACTATTTTGCTCCCCAGAGGTGTCGGTTGGCTGGAAATTGGCTATAAGCAGGGGAGTTCAGTAAAAAGAATTTTTGCAAATCGTGGCATCTCAGGGAACATATACCAAGATCTCTCGGGATGCGATAGGATTTTTTTTCTTGAAAATCATGCAAGTGATGCTGTATCCTCATGA
- the rplS gene encoding 50S ribosomal protein L19, with product MGNLIKELQDEQLRKEALTDFRVGDTIRVATKIVDGGKERTQVFQGTVMARRGGGAGETVALHRVAYGEGMEKSFLLHSPKIVGIEVVKRGKVSRARLYYLKGKTGKAAKVKEYIGPRAPK from the coding sequence ATGGGGAACTTAATTAAGGAATTGCAAGACGAACAGCTTCGAAAAGAAGCTCTTACAGATTTTCGTGTTGGAGATACAATTCGTGTAGCTACAAAAATTGTGGACGGTGGTAAAGAACGTACACAGGTATTTCAAGGGACAGTTATGGCCCGTAGAGGTGGAGGAGCAGGGGAAACTGTTGCTTTACACCGCGTAGCTTACGGCGAAGGCATGGAAAAGAGTTTCTTACTTCATAGTCCTAAGATCGTAGGTATTGAGGTTGTGAAACGAGGTAAAGTTTCTCGAGCTCGTCTATACTACTTGAAAGGTAAGACCGGTAAGGCTGCTAAAGTTAAGGAATATATTGGTCCTAGAGCTCCTAAGTAG